In Callospermophilus lateralis isolate mCalLat2 chromosome 18, mCalLat2.hap1, whole genome shotgun sequence, one DNA window encodes the following:
- the Ceacam18 gene encoding cell adhesion molecule CEACAM18 has protein sequence MTKEIMDPAAAKGSGEEGPVAASLLACGPCQASGQLFISPDSLTAVERHRTVLALENVPEDVQEYSWYRGAEDSAETMIISFRPPDSEVPGPLYSNLLTVTSKGYLSFRKCTLNDTGNYTARVDTANGTQRATGWLEVLELGPPPVISANTSSVVENLDSVAAECHTNASHIEWYRNSVPISASQRIAISADGRTLVIRRVSRQDRTLQCVIQRYESFPDILQKSDTVSLTVAYGPDYVSLSTNLQGFDGALTAGIGSQVQLECSCDSHPSPKYHWLHNGSLLSSDANLNFSLLAWEQMGNYRCVGENLVTQLAFYGDVRIQPPRPSPAPPPPPGFSISGPLVVFLVLVTSLGCGYLCGILVYGLVKLYLRRRNRAT, from the exons ATGACGAAGGAAATAATGGACCCGGCAGCGGCCAAGGGCAGCGGAGAGGAAGGGCCAG TGGCagccagcctgctggcctgtgggCCCTGCCAGGCCTCCGGGCAGCTCTTCATCAGCCCAGACTCACTCACTGCCGTTGAGAGACACAGGACTGTCCTGGCCCTGGAGAACGTGCCCGAGGATGTTCAGGAATACAGCTGGTACCGGGGCGCAGAGGACAGCGCGGAGACCATGATCATCAGCTTCAGGCCCCCCGATTCCGAGGTCCCTGGGCCCTTGTACAGCAACCTGCTGACGGTGACCAGCAAAGGCTACCTGTCCTTCAGGAAGTGCACCTTAAATGACACGGGGAACTACACAGCTCGGGTGGACACTGCCAACGGGACCCAAAGAGCCACTGGCTGGCTGGAGGTTCTAG AGTTGGGGCCCCCACCGGTCATCTCGGCCAACACCAGCTCCGTGGTGGAGAACTTGGATTCCGTGGCGGCCGAATGCCACACCAACGCCTCCCACATCGAGTGGTACCGGAACAGCGTGCCCATCTCGGCCAGTCAGCGCATAGCAATATCTGCAGACGGCAGGACGCTGGTCATCCGCAGGGTCAGCCGCCAAGACAGGACTCTGCAGTGTGTCATACAGAGATACGAGAGCTTCCCAGACATTCTTCAGAAAAGTGACACCGTCTCTCTGACTGTGGCCT ATGGGCCTGACTACGTGAGCCTGTCCACCAACCTCCAGGGCTTCGACGGCGCCCTGACTGCTGGCATCGGCTCCCAGGTGCAGCTGGAATGCTCTTGCGATTCCCACCCAAGTCCCAAGTACCACTGGCTCCACAATGGCTCCCTGCTGAGCTCGGATGCAAACTTGAACTTCTCCCTCTTGGCCTGGGAGCAGATGGGAAATTACCGATGCGTCGGAGAGAACCTGGTGACCCAGCTGGCCTTCTACGGGGACGTCAGGATCCAGCCTCCCC GACCCTCGCCTGCTCCTCCGCCTCCTCCTGGCTTCTCCATCTCGGGCCCCTTGGTGGTGTTCCTCGTTTTGGTGACGTCCCTGGGCTGCGGCTACCTCTGTGGGATCCTGGTCTACGGCCTGGTCAAACTCTACCTCCGCAG GAGGAATCGGGCTACCTGa